Proteins co-encoded in one Metabacillus sp. KUDC1714 genomic window:
- the noc gene encoding nucleoid occlusion protein, with the protein MKHPFSRFFGLGEKEAEQVVVDEIKDEIIEEEEQHREEVKKILIQDIVPNRFQPRTVFSNEKIEELALTIRTHGIIQPIVVREIDGKFEIIAGERRFRAVQTLGWDDIPAIVKEFNDTETASVALIENLQREELSSIEEAVAYAKLLELHNLTQEALAQRLGKGQSTIANKLRLLKLPQDVQDALLQKVITERHARALIPLKDPELQTKLLTEIIERQLNVKQTEDRVVKLLEKNNVKPKPKRKAFSRDTRIAMNTIRQSLTMVADSGVKLNTEEEEFEEYIQFTIKIPK; encoded by the coding sequence ATGAAGCATCCATTTTCTCGCTTTTTCGGTTTGGGAGAAAAAGAAGCAGAACAAGTTGTAGTTGATGAAATAAAAGATGAAATAATAGAGGAAGAAGAACAACATAGGGAAGAGGTTAAGAAAATCCTTATACAGGATATTGTTCCTAATCGCTTCCAGCCACGTACCGTTTTTTCTAATGAAAAGATTGAAGAATTAGCGTTAACTATTCGTACACATGGAATTATTCAGCCAATAGTCGTTCGAGAAATAGATGGGAAATTTGAAATTATTGCTGGTGAGAGACGCTTTCGAGCTGTACAAACCCTGGGTTGGGATGATATTCCTGCGATCGTAAAGGAATTTAATGATACAGAAACAGCAAGTGTTGCATTGATTGAGAATCTCCAACGGGAAGAATTATCTTCAATAGAAGAAGCAGTTGCCTATGCTAAACTGCTTGAATTGCATAATCTCACACAAGAAGCTTTAGCTCAGCGACTTGGTAAAGGTCAATCTACAATAGCGAATAAGCTACGCTTACTAAAACTTCCCCAAGATGTACAAGATGCTTTATTGCAAAAGGTAATAACTGAGCGCCATGCACGTGCTCTTATTCCATTAAAGGATCCTGAGTTGCAAACAAAATTGTTAACAGAGATAATCGAAAGGCAACTAAATGTTAAACAAACAGAGGACCGTGTAGTTAAGCTTCTTGAAAAAAATAATGTTAAACCGAAACCAAAACGTAAAGCATTTAGTAGAGACACAAGAATTGCAATGAATACAATTCGCCAATCGTTAACAATGGTTGCTGATAGTGGCGTTAAGTTAAATACAGAAGAAGAAGAATTTGAAGAATACATTCAGTTTACGATAAAGATACCAAAGTAG
- the rsmG gene encoding 16S rRNA (guanine(527)-N(7))-methyltransferase RsmG — protein sequence MDTELFQSSLAEKGIVLSPQQMDQFDLYFNLLVEWNEKMNLTSITEKKEVYLKHFYDSISAAFYFDFSKPFSICDVGAGAGFPSIPINICFPHLRVSIVDSLQKRINFLSHLTKELGLKNVQLFHDRAETFGQNKEHRESFDIVTARAVARLSVLSELCIPLVKKDGFFIAMKAAAAKDELEAGEKALKVLGGKVQEIHSFELPLENSERTILVIEKIKGTPKKYPRKPGTPNKLPIE from the coding sequence ATGGATACAGAATTATTTCAGTCAAGTTTAGCGGAGAAAGGAATTGTGCTTTCTCCGCAACAAATGGATCAATTTGATTTATATTTCAATTTGCTAGTAGAATGGAACGAAAAAATGAACTTAACGTCAATCACAGAAAAAAAGGAAGTGTACTTAAAACACTTCTATGATTCGATATCGGCTGCTTTTTACTTTGATTTTTCAAAACCATTTTCTATTTGTGATGTCGGAGCGGGTGCGGGTTTTCCAAGTATACCAATTAACATTTGCTTTCCACATTTACGTGTTTCAATTGTAGACTCACTACAAAAAAGAATTAATTTTTTATCTCACTTAACAAAAGAATTAGGTTTAAAAAACGTTCAACTTTTCCATGACCGAGCTGAAACTTTTGGTCAAAATAAAGAGCATAGAGAGTCATTTGATATAGTAACTGCTAGAGCTGTTGCTAGGCTTTCTGTACTAAGTGAATTGTGTATACCCCTGGTTAAAAAGGACGGTTTCTTTATTGCCATGAAAGCTGCAGCAGCAAAAGATGAACTAGAGGCTGGCGAAAAAGCACTCAAAGTTTTAGGTGGTAAGGTTCAAGAAATTCACTCATTTGAACTACCTTTAGAAAATAGTGAACGAACAATCTTAGTTATTGAAAAAATAAAAGGGACACCTAAAAAATATCCTAGAAAACCTGGAACACCAAATAAGCTTCCTATAGAGTAA